One window from the genome of Leptospira johnsonii encodes:
- the gcvH gene encoding glycine cleavage system protein GcvH yields MAVTNAPPGYKFTEKHEWVKVEGDTALIGISDYAQAALGDIVFVDLPKVGKSIKQLDTFGTIESVKAAEDLYAPISGEVVEVNGNLSKNPAAVNSDPFGSWMIRVKGVNSSELEKLLDPESYREFVSKLD; encoded by the coding sequence ATGGCAGTAACTAACGCACCTCCGGGCTATAAGTTCACAGAAAAACACGAATGGGTAAAAGTAGAAGGGGATACCGCATTGATCGGGATCTCTGACTATGCTCAAGCAGCACTCGGAGATATCGTTTTTGTGGACCTTCCAAAAGTAGGAAAATCGATCAAACAACTGGATACTTTCGGAACAATAGAATCCGTAAAAGCTGCAGAAGATTTATATGCTCCTATCAGCGGAGAAGTAGTCGAAGTAAATGGAAACCTCTCCAAAAACCCGGCTGCTGTAAATTCGGATCCTTTCGGTTCTTGGATGATCCGAGTCAAAGGGGTCAACTCTTCCGAGTTGGAGAAATTATTGGATCCCGAATCTTACAGAGAATTCGTCAGTAAACTGGATTAG
- the gcvT gene encoding glycine cleavage system aminomethyltransferase GcvT, whose translation MSQWKTTPLYEEHKLLGAKMIPFGGWDMPVQYSGIIAEHTATRQAAGLFDVSHMGEIFIEGQADIILGFLESVTCNSVSSLANGQVQYNAIINENGGLVDDITLYKFNDQKYMICANASNVDSVYEYLKKYVPSAAKLENQSASWHQIAIQGPKADSILSSYFKSDLSYIGYYKFVLFPFAGEEIILSRTGYTGEDGFEIYSSNATGVKIWKELLEFGKKDGLLPVGLGARDTLRIEAKYPLYGHELDENRSPNQSGIGWIVKEKQTQYPKYQEIISEKKEGPKRKIVAFELQEAGVPRENMPVLDSNGKNIGITTSGTFSPSLKKGIGLALIDSEKIQHGQSIQIEIRGQAKSAIIFTQSFIPGSIRKN comes from the coding sequence ATGTCCCAATGGAAAACCACACCTCTGTATGAGGAGCATAAACTTTTAGGCGCTAAGATGATCCCTTTCGGCGGTTGGGACATGCCTGTTCAATATTCTGGAATCATAGCTGAACACACGGCGACTAGACAAGCTGCCGGTCTCTTCGACGTTTCTCATATGGGAGAAATTTTTATCGAAGGCCAGGCCGATATCATCCTTGGCTTTCTGGAATCCGTTACCTGCAATTCAGTTTCTTCCTTAGCTAATGGACAAGTACAGTATAACGCTATCATCAATGAGAATGGCGGACTGGTAGACGATATCACTCTGTATAAGTTCAACGATCAAAAATATATGATCTGCGCAAACGCATCCAATGTGGACTCAGTTTACGAGTATCTAAAAAAGTATGTGCCAAGTGCTGCAAAGTTAGAGAACCAAAGTGCTTCATGGCATCAGATCGCGATCCAGGGTCCCAAGGCGGATTCAATCCTTTCTTCCTATTTCAAATCGGATCTAAGTTATATCGGATATTATAAATTTGTTTTATTTCCTTTTGCTGGAGAAGAGATCATTCTCTCCAGAACAGGTTATACGGGCGAAGACGGATTCGAGATCTACAGTTCAAATGCTACAGGTGTTAAAATCTGGAAGGAACTATTGGAATTCGGAAAAAAAGACGGACTTCTTCCTGTAGGCTTAGGTGCCAGAGACACACTTAGGATAGAAGCAAAATATCCTCTTTATGGTCATGAGTTGGACGAGAACAGAAGTCCAAACCAGTCCGGAATAGGCTGGATCGTAAAAGAAAAGCAAACACAGTATCCAAAATACCAAGAGATCATCTCCGAAAAAAAAGAAGGTCCGAAAAGAAAGATCGTGGCATTCGAACTGCAAGAAGCAGGAGTCCCGAGAGAGAATATGCCTGTCTTAGATTCGAACGGCAAAAATATCGGGATCACAACTTCCGGTACCTTCTCCCCTTCTTTAAAAAAAGGTATAGGTCTTGCGCTCATAGACTCTGAAAAGATCCAACATGGACAATCGATCCAAATCGAGATCAGAGGACAGGCAAAGTCTGCAATTATATTCACCCAATCTTTCATTCCGGGAAGCATTCGGAAAAATTAA
- a CDS encoding YiiD C-terminal domain-containing protein produces MSQPGFLQRLKFHFFNFYPPYFGAGIKVKALNKERTLFSTTMKLTPFNKNYVGTQFGGSLYSMCDPFYMLILMEHLGPGYLVWDKAATIRFLKPGEGTVRAEFYIPREKIQEIKEETDRKRKMDVTFTAQILDVKTGKLIAEVDKVIYVRKKLKE; encoded by the coding sequence ATGTCCCAACCGGGCTTTTTACAAAGACTTAAATTTCATTTTTTCAATTTCTATCCTCCTTACTTCGGAGCAGGGATCAAAGTGAAGGCCTTGAACAAAGAAAGGACCTTATTCTCCACCACGATGAAACTTACTCCTTTTAATAAGAACTATGTGGGAACACAATTCGGAGGATCTCTCTACTCCATGTGCGATCCTTTTTACATGTTGATCCTGATGGAACATTTAGGCCCCGGATATTTAGTTTGGGACAAGGCGGCGACAATCAGATTCCTCAAGCCAGGAGAAGGAACCGTAAGAGCAGAGTTCTATATCCCTCGGGAAAAAATCCAAGAGATCAAAGAAGAAACGGACCGTAAAAGAAAAATGGATGTTACCTTCACAGCCCAGATCCTCGATGTAAAAACCGGCAAACTGATAGCAGAAGTAGACAAAGTGATCTATGTCAGAAAAAAATTGAAAGAGTAA
- a CDS encoding neutral/alkaline non-lysosomal ceramidase N-terminal domain-containing protein — MNPNQIVKKIQPYLVSILLIFSAISCGTVAEYKIAYKKPEVVSKTRGLVAGISKVDLTPPPGLPLAGYSKMAETEKGFRTRLYARIFYIRKDANEPVVLIQSDLLSGSLLIHHLLAERLASKTDISFGGIVFAGTHTHSAPANFYDNNFYNEFASNKPGFDKGWTDFVLDRLTNGVEEAYKSAKPAKIASGKTAIWGLTRNRSLDAYRANKNSGFEELKPEIQYQAINPDLVMIRIDAQDKDGRYKPLGAFSTFSVHGTTVPDSNDVANADVFAYPARILEKKIRKDFKPSWDPIHALNNSTHGDNSPDYREDMQGFIESRRIGEAIGEEAAKLFDSLQNSLSTEANLSFNTREVDLYENQKIGEAEVCDRPYVGTALTGGAEDGLTPVLNWLPFFAEGWPRWFLTGGCQGHKRIVGFKYLQPIVLPKSKFPHKLLLQSVKIADTLLLPVPFEVTKESGKRFVDEALKSSSQPIKNASVISCANGYFGYVTTPEEYTRQHYEGGHTLYGPGTQPFLQAHLSDLTKNLPAAGGKESFPASWNYELDRSDRYPETEKSEGVRELVDSPELILAEENLEKHWVFRYKDVGRSEISLHESLVSIEYKEGTSDWKELTHEGEPVDDKGVDIEVRKTSNSGKGMAVYQVRWYNPEQIAKRKYRFVIRPRAGQSKFVSPEF, encoded by the coding sequence ATGAACCCGAATCAAATTGTGAAGAAAATCCAACCGTACCTAGTTTCGATCCTTCTGATCTTTTCCGCTATTTCCTGCGGAACCGTCGCCGAATATAAGATCGCGTATAAAAAACCGGAAGTAGTTTCCAAAACCAGAGGACTGGTTGCAGGAATTTCCAAGGTGGACTTAACTCCTCCTCCCGGTTTACCTTTAGCTGGTTATTCTAAAATGGCAGAGACCGAAAAAGGTTTCCGCACTCGTCTTTATGCTAGAATTTTCTATATTAGAAAAGATGCAAATGAACCTGTTGTGCTAATCCAAAGTGATCTTTTGTCGGGATCTCTTTTGATCCATCACCTGCTCGCAGAACGTTTAGCTTCTAAGACGGATATTTCCTTTGGCGGGATCGTATTTGCAGGAACTCATACTCACTCTGCTCCTGCTAACTTTTACGATAATAATTTTTACAACGAGTTTGCTTCCAATAAACCTGGATTCGATAAGGGCTGGACTGACTTCGTATTGGATCGTTTAACCAACGGAGTAGAAGAAGCTTACAAGTCCGCAAAACCTGCTAAGATCGCTTCTGGAAAAACCGCTATTTGGGGATTAACCAGAAACAGATCTTTGGATGCATATCGCGCAAATAAAAACTCAGGATTCGAAGAATTAAAACCTGAGATCCAGTACCAAGCGATCAATCCTGATTTAGTCATGATCCGTATCGATGCACAAGATAAAGACGGAAGATACAAACCTCTAGGCGCATTTTCCACATTCTCGGTACATGGAACCACAGTGCCGGATTCCAATGATGTTGCAAACGCAGATGTGTTCGCCTACCCTGCTCGAATTTTAGAAAAGAAGATCCGCAAAGATTTTAAACCAAGCTGGGATCCGATCCATGCTCTGAACAATTCCACTCATGGAGATAACTCTCCTGATTACCGTGAAGACATGCAAGGTTTCATAGAATCGAGAAGGATAGGAGAAGCAATCGGAGAAGAAGCTGCAAAACTTTTCGACTCCTTGCAGAATTCCTTAAGTACCGAAGCGAATCTTTCTTTTAATACTAGAGAAGTGGATCTGTATGAAAATCAAAAGATAGGAGAAGCGGAAGTTTGCGATCGTCCTTATGTAGGGACCGCGTTAACAGGTGGAGCGGAAGATGGGCTCACTCCGGTTTTGAACTGGTTGCCTTTTTTTGCAGAAGGTTGGCCTCGTTGGTTTTTGACAGGTGGCTGCCAAGGTCATAAAAGGATCGTAGGTTTTAAATATCTGCAGCCTATTGTTCTTCCTAAATCTAAATTCCCTCATAAACTTCTTTTACAGTCTGTGAAAATTGCAGACACACTTCTTCTTCCTGTTCCTTTTGAAGTTACCAAAGAATCCGGAAAAAGATTTGTGGACGAAGCATTGAAGTCCAGTTCTCAGCCGATTAAAAACGCATCCGTGATCAGTTGTGCAAACGGATATTTCGGTTATGTAACCACTCCTGAAGAATATACCCGTCAACATTATGAAGGTGGTCATACTCTTTACGGGCCGGGCACTCAACCGTTCTTACAGGCGCATCTTTCTGACCTGACTAAAAATCTTCCTGCTGCAGGTGGAAAAGAATCTTTCCCTGCATCTTGGAATTACGAATTGGACCGCTCCGATCGTTATCCGGAAACTGAGAAATCGGAAGGTGTCAGAGAATTAGTAGATTCTCCTGAGCTAATCTTAGCGGAAGAGAATCTGGAAAAACATTGGGTTTTCCGTTATAAAGATGTGGGTCGTTCTGAAATTTCCTTACACGAATCTTTGGTTTCTATAGAATACAAAGAAGGTACTTCGGATTGGAAAGAATTAACCCATGAAGGAGAACCTGTAGACGATAAAGGAGTTGATATAGAAGTCAGAAAAACTTCTAACTCCGGAAAAGGAATGGCGGTTTATCAAGTTCGTTGGTACAATCCGGAACAAATTGCGAAACGTAAATATAGATTTGTGATCCGTCCTCGTGCCGGCCAATCTAAGTTCGTTTCTCCAGAGTTCTAG
- a CDS encoding GlcG/HbpS family heme-binding protein → MKRKHSIFVNLFPKFLAISFLFFGIVSPFQAQTLSYGPNISLEQAKKVIAAAEAEAKKNQWNMAIAVVDTGGNLVLFQRLDNTQIGSIEIAKGKASTANNFKRPSRALEEAIEKGGIGLRLLAVPGVFPLEGGELILLDGKIIGAIGVSGAQSTQDGQVARAGVSALSSK, encoded by the coding sequence TTGAAAAGAAAACATTCGATATTTGTAAATCTATTCCCCAAATTTTTGGCGATCAGCTTTCTATTCTTTGGGATCGTTTCACCTTTCCAGGCACAAACTTTAAGTTATGGACCAAATATTAGTTTGGAACAGGCAAAAAAAGTAATCGCTGCCGCAGAAGCGGAAGCAAAGAAAAACCAATGGAATATGGCGATAGCTGTAGTGGATACTGGAGGAAATTTGGTGTTATTCCAAAGACTGGATAATACTCAAATAGGTTCCATCGAGATTGCTAAAGGGAAAGCTTCGACAGCCAATAATTTTAAAAGACCGAGCCGAGCCTTGGAGGAAGCGATCGAAAAAGGAGGCATTGGCCTCAGGCTTTTGGCAGTCCCGGGAGTTTTTCCATTAGAAGGTGGAGAGCTTATCCTTCTGGACGGAAAGATCATCGGCGCGATCGGAGTTTCAGGAGCTCAATCCACTCAGGATGGACAGGTTGCCAGAGCAGGGGTCTCCGCTTTAAGCTCTAAGTAA
- a CDS encoding dienelactone hydrolase family protein → MKKIIWFSITFLLAANVLSAKVKSEFVEYKQGDTILEGFVAYPEEVKKAPGIVLVHDWMGLGENTKARAEQLAELGYVAFAADIYGKGVRPKSMEEASKLAGSFREGDRKLLRARGQAALDALKSQPGVDQKSLAILGYCFGGTAALELARSGAPLKGTISFHGGLSTPKADDAKNIKGKVLALHGADDPFVKPDEVSAFQEEMRSAGVDWQFVSYGGAVHSFTIKEAGNDNSKGAAYNEKADKRSWLELKNFLKEIFPSK, encoded by the coding sequence ATGAAAAAGATCATTTGGTTCAGTATAACGTTTCTATTAGCGGCGAATGTTTTATCTGCAAAGGTTAAATCCGAATTTGTAGAGTACAAACAAGGTGATACAATATTAGAAGGTTTTGTTGCTTATCCGGAAGAAGTTAAAAAAGCTCCAGGCATCGTACTTGTCCATGACTGGATGGGCTTGGGAGAAAATACAAAGGCAAGAGCGGAACAACTCGCAGAGTTAGGATACGTTGCTTTTGCTGCGGATATTTATGGAAAAGGTGTGCGCCCAAAATCTATGGAAGAAGCTTCCAAATTGGCAGGTTCCTTCAGAGAAGGGGATCGCAAATTACTAAGAGCCAGAGGACAGGCTGCGTTAGACGCATTAAAATCCCAACCTGGTGTAGACCAAAAAAGTTTAGCGATCTTAGGATATTGTTTCGGCGGGACTGCAGCCTTAGAGTTGGCAAGAAGCGGCGCCCCTTTAAAAGGAACCATTAGCTTTCACGGAGGATTATCCACGCCGAAAGCGGACGACGCTAAAAATATTAAAGGTAAAGTATTGGCTCTCCATGGAGCGGACGATCCTTTTGTAAAACCGGATGAGGTTTCCGCTTTCCAAGAAGAAATGAGAAGCGCAGGAGTGGATTGGCAGTTCGTTTCTTACGGTGGAGCAGTTCATTCTTTCACGATCAAGGAAGCTGGGAACGATAACTCTAAGGGAGCGGCTTATAATGAAAAAGCGGATAAACGTTCCTGGTTGGAGTTGAAAAACTTCCTGAAAGAAATTTTCCCTTCTAAGTAA
- a CDS encoding zinc-binding dehydrogenase — protein sequence MIRSVYRVDTKGSLDSLERREEELPPPGDNEVTVEIRAIGLNFADIFAIQGLYSATPKGSFIPGLEYSGKVVAVGKKVKNFKKNDKVMGVTRFGAYADYINIDSRYIFPLPSKWSFEQGAGFLVQGLTAYYALLPLGDLRKGQNVLIHSAAGGVGIYANRIAKKFGAWTLGSVGNHSKISLLEKEGYDAWIIRSSRFPEELKTALGGRELHLVLECIGGKIFKSSYEALAPMGRMVVYGSASFMSQGDKVNWLTLAWRYLTRPKVDTLEIVSENKAVMGFNLIWLYEKIDELTVHLKALLKLNLEPPHIGSVYPFVDLPEAVRHFQTGNTTGKVVITVESGK from the coding sequence ATGATTCGCTCCGTTTATCGAGTCGATACCAAAGGTTCCTTAGATTCTCTGGAAAGAAGAGAAGAGGAACTTCCTCCTCCTGGGGACAATGAAGTCACAGTTGAGATCCGTGCCATCGGTCTGAATTTTGCGGATATTTTCGCAATCCAAGGATTGTATAGCGCGACACCTAAAGGTTCTTTTATTCCAGGTTTGGAATACTCCGGTAAGGTAGTCGCCGTAGGTAAGAAGGTCAAAAATTTCAAAAAGAACGATAAGGTCATGGGAGTGACCCGTTTCGGAGCGTACGCAGATTATATCAATATCGACTCTCGATATATTTTTCCACTTCCGTCTAAATGGAGTTTTGAGCAAGGAGCTGGATTTTTAGTCCAAGGACTTACAGCATATTATGCTCTTCTTCCTTTGGGAGATCTCAGAAAGGGTCAAAACGTTTTGATCCATAGCGCTGCAGGTGGGGTAGGGATCTACGCCAATCGTATCGCTAAAAAATTCGGAGCTTGGACCCTAGGTTCTGTAGGAAATCATTCTAAAATTTCTCTTTTGGAAAAAGAAGGTTATGACGCTTGGATCATTCGTTCCTCTCGTTTTCCGGAAGAATTAAAAACTGCACTTGGCGGAAGAGAGTTACATTTGGTTTTAGAATGTATTGGCGGTAAGATTTTCAAATCCAGCTACGAGGCTCTTGCTCCTATGGGCCGGATGGTTGTTTATGGTTCCGCTTCTTTTATGAGCCAGGGCGACAAAGTTAATTGGCTAACCTTAGCTTGGAGATATTTGACCAGACCAAAAGTAGATACCTTAGAGATTGTATCGGAAAATAAAGCAGTAATGGGATTCAATCTGATCTGGCTGTATGAGAAAATTGACGAACTAACCGTTCATCTCAAAGCACTTTTAAAATTAAATCTGGAACCACCTCATATCGGTTCCGTATATCCTTTTGTGGATCTTCCGGAAGCGGTTCGGCATTTCCAAACTGGAAATACTACCGGCAAAGTGGTGATTACTGTCGAATCAGGAAAATGA
- a CDS encoding polyprenyl synthetase family protein, which translates to MTNRTETNELSQLLKRSKDRFEDYLENEVYPLFKKESAPELAAAMEYSLRAGGKRLRPILAFASFGKIDRDSLSIGAALEFVHTYSLIHDDLPSMDDDDFRRGKPSLHKQFSEATAILAGDALQAYAFGWLTRIDTSDKNLHKDLVRALAKGAGAAGMVSGQMYDLLLERNPSSLTGTKEELLSKTHRLKTGALIQASFLMGNRLREDYQEREETIAEYGAKLGLLFQITDDILDIEGTKEDLGKTPGKDGKSGKITYPSLYGMETCKRMVSDLVFELEELGSDLDSSSSKVEVSEFPEFFKSLPSNIGKRKN; encoded by the coding sequence ATGACTAATCGAACGGAAACTAACGAACTTTCTCAATTACTAAAACGCTCCAAGGATCGTTTCGAAGATTATTTAGAAAACGAAGTATATCCACTTTTTAAAAAAGAATCTGCTCCCGAACTTGCGGCTGCTATGGAATACAGCTTGAGGGCCGGAGGAAAAAGATTAAGACCTATTCTTGCCTTTGCTTCTTTTGGGAAGATAGATCGAGATTCTCTTTCTATTGGGGCTGCGTTAGAATTTGTTCATACATATAGTTTGATCCACGATGACCTTCCTAGTATGGACGATGATGATTTCAGAAGAGGAAAACCCTCCCTCCATAAACAATTTTCAGAAGCCACAGCTATCCTTGCGGGAGACGCTTTACAGGCCTATGCGTTTGGCTGGCTAACCCGGATCGATACTTCCGACAAAAATCTGCACAAAGATTTGGTCAGAGCTTTGGCAAAAGGTGCTGGGGCCGCGGGAATGGTCTCCGGACAAATGTATGATCTGTTATTAGAAAGAAATCCTTCTTCCTTGACAGGAACGAAAGAAGAGCTGCTTTCTAAAACTCATAGATTGAAAACCGGAGCGTTGATCCAGGCTTCGTTTTTAATGGGAAATCGTTTAAGAGAAGATTACCAAGAAAGAGAAGAAACCATCGCCGAATATGGCGCTAAGTTAGGATTATTATTTCAGATCACGGATGATATTTTGGATATCGAAGGAACTAAGGAAGATCTGGGAAAAACTCCTGGCAAGGACGGAAAATCCGGAAAGATCACTTATCCTTCTTTATATGGAATGGAAACTTGTAAACGGATGGTTTCCGATCTTGTTTTCGAATTGGAAGAATTAGGATCCGATCTGGATTCTTCTTCCTCTAAAGTAGAAGTTTCCGAATTTCCGGAATTTTTTAAGTCATTACCTTCTAACATTGGCAAAAGAAAAAATTAG
- a CDS encoding TlyA family RNA methyltransferase, translating to MAKEKIRLDDLLMKRGLAEDIAKARSLILSGSVLVNDRMSDKVGTLFDESVEIRIREIIPKYVSRGAYKLKAAFEKWNISVQGKLCMDWGASTGGFTQVLLEEGADLVFAFDVGYGQMASKIAMNPKVSVRDRFHIRDISWKLLSSLWVEKTDRKFPDEIFLVMDLSFISLRTVLPVLTELKNKNPNVHWNIVSLFKPQFETESRNLEKGVLRDPWIRWKTIRSFLRFLKNEIRGKRIGLEDSPITGRDGNREILVYWTL from the coding sequence TTGGCAAAAGAAAAAATTAGACTAGATGACTTGCTCATGAAAAGGGGTTTGGCCGAGGATATTGCCAAGGCCAGAAGTCTGATCTTATCCGGCTCTGTTCTCGTAAACGATAGGATGTCCGACAAGGTAGGCACCCTATTCGACGAATCCGTAGAGATCCGGATCAGAGAGATCATTCCGAAATATGTAAGTAGGGGAGCTTATAAACTCAAAGCTGCATTCGAAAAATGGAATATTTCCGTTCAAGGAAAGCTCTGCATGGATTGGGGAGCTTCTACCGGAGGATTCACTCAGGTCCTTTTGGAAGAAGGAGCGGACCTAGTATTCGCTTTCGATGTTGGTTATGGACAAATGGCTTCCAAGATCGCGATGAACCCTAAGGTCTCCGTTAGAGATCGATTTCATATCAGAGATATTAGCTGGAAATTATTGTCATCCTTATGGGTGGAAAAAACGGACAGAAAATTTCCGGACGAGATCTTTCTAGTCATGGACTTAAGTTTTATTTCTCTTCGAACTGTTCTTCCTGTTCTTACCGAACTCAAAAATAAAAATCCGAACGTTCACTGGAATATAGTCAGTCTGTTCAAACCTCAGTTCGAAACGGAATCCAGAAATCTTGAGAAAGGGGTATTAAGAGATCCTTGGATACGTTGGAAAACGATCCGTTCTTTTTTGCGATTTTTGAAAAATGAAATTAGAGGAAAAAGGATAGGCTTAGAAGATTCCCCGATTACCGGGAGAGATGGTAACCGGGAAATCTTGGTGTACTGGACCCTCTAA
- a CDS encoding flavin-containing monooxygenase, with protein MAAQTLERPSLNQNSQAEKVYDVVIIGTGFAGLCMGIRLKQAGIESFVILEKGNGIGGTWRDNTYPGAACDVQSHLYSFSFAPKSDWSRLFGPQEEILNYMNQCTDRFGIRSYIRTNSEVSGAWFDEKTGLWEINTTSGKSYKTKSIVSGTGGLSRPVLPNIKGIDKFKGAKFHSAKWDHTYNLQGKKVAVIGTGASAIQIVPTIAPIVGTLKLFQRTPAWIIPKPDSNISGSVKGIFKFIPPLRWLFRKAIYWLNEIGVLAFAINPKLMKIFEKFAKSFINKSIHNEELRQKLTPNYTIGCKRILLSNDYYPALNRENVELVTDGIEEITSSGVKTKDGVEHKVDAIIFATGFQAAEAVSPFEIRGRDGKLLADVWEDGAEAYLGTTISGFPNLFMIVGPNTGLGHSSMILMIESQVQYALQGIRYLLNKNIKFIDVRKDVQDRYNAEIQRRLGKSVWLTGGCVSWYNTSSGRNTTLWPGFTFEFKARTFFLRPKDYEFVRVDGKAKKPGIGSRVSMVLDATFG; from the coding sequence ATGGCAGCTCAGACATTAGAAAGACCGAGCCTTAACCAGAACTCCCAAGCGGAAAAGGTATATGATGTAGTCATCATAGGAACCGGATTCGCGGGACTATGTATGGGGATTCGATTGAAACAAGCGGGCATAGAATCGTTTGTAATTTTAGAAAAAGGAAATGGGATCGGGGGAACCTGGAGAGACAATACCTATCCGGGGGCGGCTTGCGATGTTCAGTCCCATTTATATTCTTTTTCTTTTGCACCTAAATCGGATTGGTCCAGACTATTCGGCCCTCAAGAAGAAATACTAAATTATATGAACCAATGTACGGACCGTTTTGGGATCCGTTCTTATATTCGCACAAACTCAGAAGTAAGCGGAGCCTGGTTTGATGAAAAAACAGGACTTTGGGAAATTAACACTACAAGTGGGAAGTCCTACAAAACAAAATCTATAGTGAGCGGTACTGGCGGTTTAAGCAGACCTGTTCTTCCAAATATCAAAGGGATAGATAAATTTAAAGGTGCAAAATTTCACTCTGCGAAATGGGATCATACCTATAATCTCCAAGGGAAGAAGGTAGCGGTAATCGGAACAGGTGCAAGTGCGATCCAGATCGTTCCTACTATCGCTCCAATTGTAGGAACATTAAAACTTTTCCAAAGAACTCCTGCTTGGATCATCCCAAAGCCGGATAGTAATATCTCAGGCTCCGTAAAAGGGATCTTTAAATTCATCCCCCCGTTAAGATGGCTGTTTAGAAAAGCGATCTATTGGTTGAACGAAATCGGAGTATTAGCCTTTGCGATCAATCCTAAGCTAATGAAAATTTTCGAGAAGTTCGCCAAAAGTTTTATCAACAAGAGCATTCATAACGAAGAGCTCAGACAAAAATTAACCCCGAATTATACGATAGGATGTAAACGTATCCTACTTTCCAACGACTATTATCCGGCTCTAAATAGAGAGAACGTTGAATTAGTTACAGATGGTATAGAAGAGATCACTTCTTCCGGAGTTAAAACTAAGGACGGAGTAGAACATAAGGTAGATGCGATCATCTTTGCCACAGGTTTCCAAGCTGCAGAAGCAGTTTCTCCTTTTGAGATCAGGGGAAGAGATGGAAAACTTTTAGCAGACGTTTGGGAAGACGGAGCAGAAGCATATCTCGGAACTACAATTTCCGGCTTTCCTAATCTATTCATGATCGTAGGTCCAAACACAGGTTTAGGCCATAGTTCTATGATCCTGATGATAGAATCCCAAGTGCAATACGCTCTTCAGGGAATTCGCTATCTACTTAATAAAAACATAAAGTTTATAGATGTTCGCAAAGATGTTCAGGATCGTTATAACGCAGAGATCCAAAGACGCTTGGGAAAATCCGTTTGGTTGACCGGAGGATGTGTAAGCTGGTACAATACTAGTTCCGGTAGAAACACTACTCTTTGGCCTGGTTTCACTTTCGAATTTAAAGCCAGAACATTCTTCCTTCGTCCTAAGGATTACGAATTCGTTCGTGTGGATGGAAAGGCAAAAAAACCGGGGATCGGATCTAGAGTCTCTATGGTTTTAGACGCGACCTTCGGTTGA
- the fcpA gene encoding flagellar coiling protein FcpA: MKVMKTIFVLLAVVGLNLSLFAQNQGGQDTTDAKAAADKIDELLKGELVPEDDDKNLTEEAKKRKKEIQEQEAIWKNPDFKGYDKNFQELHQLSKAFANNKFRLALTSYQSGVNTVLKMREAVEQYRKEEAEKKRLDEKWYWQKVDRKAREDRVVSRQKLEAKQQALNYFTKAINHLDEIKNPDLRERAEFKRLLSDVYRSWIVTEYDLQNLPQCIPILELYIEVNENEKEYPAHKYLASCYAFEENMIKKYGGASEDQMFKFRHKKNIHLLRATELKYGKDSPEYKHIVALINKDEVISVRP; the protein is encoded by the coding sequence ATGAAGGTGATGAAGACTATATTCGTTCTTCTGGCCGTGGTCGGACTCAACCTCTCCTTGTTCGCACAGAACCAAGGGGGGCAGGATACTACAGATGCCAAGGCGGCAGCTGATAAGATCGACGAACTGCTGAAAGGTGAGCTCGTTCCGGAAGACGACGACAAAAATCTAACGGAAGAAGCTAAGAAACGTAAAAAAGAAATCCAGGAGCAGGAAGCGATCTGGAAGAACCCTGACTTCAAAGGTTACGACAAGAACTTCCAAGAACTCCATCAGCTTTCTAAGGCTTTCGCGAACAACAAGTTCCGCCTGGCCCTGACTAGCTATCAATCCGGAGTGAATACCGTCCTCAAGATGAGGGAAGCTGTTGAGCAGTACCGTAAAGAGGAAGCGGAAAAGAAACGTCTAGACGAGAAATGGTACTGGCAAAAGGTCGACCGTAAAGCTCGCGAGGATCGTGTCGTTTCCCGCCAAAAGTTGGAAGCAAAACAACAAGCATTGAATTATTTCACCAAGGCAATCAATCATTTGGATGAGATCAAGAACCCGGATTTACGTGAACGTGCCGAGTTCAAGAGACTTCTCTCCGATGTATACAGATCTTGGATTGTTACTGAATACGATCTACAAAACTTACCTCAGTGTATTCCTATACTGGAACTCTACATCGAGGTTAATGAAAACGAGAAAGAATACCCAGCTCACAAGTATCTTGCAAGCTGCTACGCTTTCGAGGAAAACATGATCAAGAAATACGGTGGAGCTAGCGAAGACCAGATGTTCAAATTCCGTCACAAGAAAAACATCCACCTTCTCCGCGCTACCGAGCTGAAATATGGAAAGGATTCCCCGGAATACAAACACATCGTTGCTTTGATCAACAAAGACGAAGTGATTTCGGTTCGCCCATAA